In one Magallana gigas chromosome 7, xbMagGiga1.1, whole genome shotgun sequence genomic region, the following are encoded:
- the LOC105343244 gene encoding glutamic acid-rich protein-like isoform X1, translating into MDEQDHESSTSQDLLKDLEQLKMDNDINKFDELTVLKAPTAKHTSNSIDDNEMEESEGVGYIKDQPKKPHTEGSDLYLPEGNSNKNLLQEDNVHVDPKNFSETKLEENEVYNPKKAEEQEKDNVHNKEGDILQELNMEDGEHRDVHEENKGASGISEENWHVPPSYSDVRQDSEAVLQQKLEEIEGKEDEKVEKDKRLMDDKVQWRSQSRENNKKPENVGHGKPRSGRQRPGLDRPYGGHERQSHDRKDRERRQHAQNHWVEYKPDQERYSAAQHSREKPKGDRKHKNEGKKFWDSGLPDERDKYEYFWGNRSVFSQWYPCKFEIDGKSYNCAEQYMMHQKAVLMDDMERAEIIMALDDPREMKKQGRYVENFDKKKWDKHCQDVVEKGNIGKFSQNEELKEWLLRTFPRTLVEASPMDRIWGIGLAKEDHRAWNKQTWRGQNLLGQILTRVRDNLMEGKNQEMGRKEGKGPVKGTLNKGEQEVGRQGGKGPGKERTNKERW; encoded by the exons ATGGATGAACAAGATCATGAATCAAGTACTTCTCAAGACTTGTTGAAAGACTTGGAACAATTGAAAATGGATAATGATATTAACAAATTCGATGAACTAACGGTTTTAAAGGCGCCTACAGCTAAACATACCAGTAACAGCATTGATGATAATGAAATGGAAGAATCAGAAGGAGTGGGATATATTAAAGATCAGCCAAAGAAGCCTCATACAGAAGGAAGTGACCTTTATTTGCCAGAGGGAAACAGCAATAAAAACCTACTACAGGAAGATAATGTTCACGTCGACCCCAAAAATTTCAGTGAAACTAAACTGGAGGAAAATGAAGTATATAATCCGAAAAAAGCTGAAGAACAGGAAAAAGACAATGTACATAATAAAGAGGGAGACATTCTTCAAGAGCTTAATATGGAAGACGGTGAACATAGGGATGTACACGAAGAAAATAAAGGAGCATCAGGGATAAGTGAAGAAAATTGGCACGTCCCACCATCTTACAGTGACGTCAGACAGGACTCTGAAGCAGTGTTGCAACAAAAATTAGAAGAGATAGAGGGAAAAGAAGATGAGAAAGTTGAGAAGGACAAGAGATTAATGGACGATAAAGTTCAATGGAGATCTCAGAGCAgagaaaataataagaaacCAGAAAATGTGGGGCATGGGAAACCCAGATCAGGTAGACAAAGACCAGGACTCGATAGGCCGTATGGTGGACATGAAAGGCAGTCCCATGATAGGAAAGACAGAGAAAGGAGACAACATGCACAAAATCATTGGGTAGAATATAAGCCTGATCAGGAAAGGTACAGTGCAGCACAACATTCAAGAGAGAAGCCAAAGGGGGatagaaaacataaaaatgaagGAAAGAAATTTTGGGACAGTGGTTTACCTGATGAGAGAGACAAATATGAATACTTTTGGGGGAATAGGTCTGTCTTCAGTCAGTGGTATCCATGTAAGTTTGAGATTGATGGAAAATCCTACAATTGTGCAGAACAGTACATGATGCATCAGAAAGCAG TATTAATGGATGATATGGAGAGGGCAGAAATAATCATGGCACTAGATGACCCGCGTGAGATGAAGAAACAAGGACGATATGTTGAgaactttgataaaaaaaaatgggataAACATTGTCAGGATGTTGTTGAAAAAGGAAACATAGGAAAG ttttcgCAAAATGAAGAGTTGAAGGAATGGTTGCTCAGAACATTTCCTAGAACACTGGTAGAAGCTAGCCCAATGGACAGAATCTGGGGTATAGGATTAGCCAAAGAGGACCACAGGGCCTGGAATAAACAGACGTGGAGGGGTCAAAATCTACTTGGACAGATTTTAACCAGAGTGAGGGACAATTTAATGGAAGGGAAAAATCAAGAAATGGGTAGAAAGGAGGGAAAAGGCCCAGTCAAAGGAACACTGAATAAAGGGGAGCAAGAAGTGGGTAGACAAGGAGGAAAAGGTCCAGGCAAAGAAAGAACTAATAAGGAAAGATGGTAA
- the LOC105343244 gene encoding glutamic acid-rich protein-like isoform X2, with product MDEQDHESSTSQDLLKDLEQLKMDNDINKFDELTVLKAPTAKHTSNSIDDNEMEESEGVGYIKDQPKKPHTEGSDLYLPEGNSNKNLLQEDNVHVDPKNFSETKLEENEVYNPKKAEEQEKDNVHNKEGDILQELNMEDGEHRDVHEENKGASGISEENWHVPPSYSDVRQDSEAVLQQKLEEIEGKEDEKVEKDKRLMDDKVQWRSQSRENNKKPENVGHGKPRSGRQRPGLDRPYGGHERQSHDRKDRERRQHAQNHWVEYKPDQERYSAAQHSREKPKGDRKHKNEGKKFWDSGLPDERDKYEYFWGNRSVFSQWYPCKFEIDGKSYNCAEQYMMHQKAVLMGDKMRAEIIMALHEPQEIKQQGRCVQNFNQELWYGVRQEIVETGNMAKFSQNEELKNHLFSTFPKILVEASPMDRIWGIGLSKDDKRALKKETWRGQNLLGYILTRLRDKWMESFLEPVVSVKAV from the exons ATGGATGAACAAGATCATGAATCAAGTACTTCTCAAGACTTGTTGAAAGACTTGGAACAATTGAAAATGGATAATGATATTAACAAATTCGATGAACTAACGGTTTTAAAGGCGCCTACAGCTAAACATACCAGTAACAGCATTGATGATAATGAAATGGAAGAATCAGAAGGAGTGGGATATATTAAAGATCAGCCAAAGAAGCCTCATACAGAAGGAAGTGACCTTTATTTGCCAGAGGGAAACAGCAATAAAAACCTACTACAGGAAGATAATGTTCACGTCGACCCCAAAAATTTCAGTGAAACTAAACTGGAGGAAAATGAAGTATATAATCCGAAAAAAGCTGAAGAACAGGAAAAAGACAATGTACATAATAAAGAGGGAGACATTCTTCAAGAGCTTAATATGGAAGACGGTGAACATAGGGATGTACACGAAGAAAATAAAGGAGCATCAGGGATAAGTGAAGAAAATTGGCACGTCCCACCATCTTACAGTGACGTCAGACAGGACTCTGAAGCAGTGTTGCAACAAAAATTAGAAGAGATAGAGGGAAAAGAAGATGAGAAAGTTGAGAAGGACAAGAGATTAATGGACGATAAAGTTCAATGGAGATCTCAGAGCAgagaaaataataagaaacCAGAAAATGTGGGGCATGGGAAACCCAGATCAGGTAGACAAAGACCAGGACTCGATAGGCCGTATGGTGGACATGAAAGGCAGTCCCATGATAGGAAAGACAGAGAAAGGAGACAACATGCACAAAATCATTGGGTAGAATATAAGCCTGATCAGGAAAGGTACAGTGCAGCACAACATTCAAGAGAGAAGCCAAAGGGGGatagaaaacataaaaatgaagGAAAGAAATTTTGGGACAGTGGTTTACCTGATGAGAGAGACAAATATGAATACTTTTGGGGGAATAGGTCTGTCTTCAGTCAGTGGTATCCATGTAAGTTTGAGATTGATGGAAAATCCTACAATTGTGCAGAACAGTACATGATGCATCAGAAAGCAG TATTAATGGGTGATAAGATGAGAGCGGAAATCATCATGGCATTACACGAACCTCAAGAAATTAAGCAACAAGGAAGATGTGTCCAGAACTTTAACCAAGAACTATGGTATGGCGTACGTCAAGAGATTGTTGAAACTGGAAATATGGCAAAG tTTTCACAAAACGAAGAATTGAAGAATCATCTATTCAGCACTTTTCCAAAAATACTCGTGGAAGCTAGTCCAATGGACAGAATTTGGGGCATAGGATTATCAAAAGATGACAAAAGGGCATTGAAAAAAGAGACATGGAGGGGTCAAAATCTGCTTGGATATATTTTAACGAGACTAAGGGACAAATGGATGGAGTCATTTCTTGAGCCTGTGGTATCAGTAAAAGCGGTTTAA
- the LOC105343204 gene encoding uncharacterized protein, with protein sequence MTPEGGQFGLEALIEEGSYGTVFECFDKRDGKRKVAMKKINLSKLSKNDRSSAETEARLLTTLQHQYILHAVSTFQEKETLCIETEFCDHGDLEQYLKSRKGKSLEEQRIVEWFRQICSALEYLHGRNVLHRDIRTRNIFLTGKEMTAKLGNFGLAKVLESFNNEDLSVRDSPYYMNPDVFAHIHYNSKTDIWALGVCVYEMVALSLPDDVPEIQQLVLNTTHDELPPLPEGYSLELIEIIKRMMCRQTNRRPSASELLQNVLFMNHSASKVLFLPDEKTTQKNLSCNEDIEKIIRDTTMRINFNVNREYDSYLPSISTVSNSESVEASTSGTKLSKASSSEISSEDEKHFERTMTADKAESVFQQPLSSTFTMMRSWYRSIKRSLTIGGGGSHERSCATESREGSKNQMRLWNKNLPNEKHLYKYFWKEHSVFSQWYSCTFTVDEQTYSSAEQYMMHQKAVLMDDKESAEIILALNEPEEIKKIGRHIKNFNKDLWENYCLDIVEKGNIAKFSQNEKLRDELFSTYPKTLVEASPIDRIWGIGLSEKDKRAWNKETWRGQNLLGQILTKVRDNLMEPFLKPVDTEKGLVQESE encoded by the exons ATGACACCAGAGGGAGGCCAGTTTGGGCTTGAAGCACTTATAGAGGAAGGATCATATGGCACAGTCTTTGAATGCTTTGACAAAAGGGATGGAAAGAGGAAG GTTGCCATGAAGAAGATAAACCTTAGCAAATTGTCAAAGAATGATCGTAGTTCAGCGGAAACTGAGGCCAGATTATTGACAACTCTACAGCACCAGTATATTCTGCATGCTGTGTCGACATTTCAGGAAAAAGAGACACTGTGTATAGAAACAGAGTTCTGTGATCATGGAGATTTAGAGCAGTATCTAAAGTCGAGGAAAGGAAAATCTCTAGAAGAACAACGAATTGTGGAATGGTTCAGACAGATATGTAGCGCATTAGAG TATTTGCATGGAAGAAATGTCCTTCATCGGGATATAAGAACTCGGAATATATTCCTGACCGGAAAAGAAATGACAGCTAAGCTGGGAAACTTTGGTCTGGCCAA AGTGTTAGAGAGTTTCAACAATGAAGATTTAAGCGTCCGTGATAGTCCTTATTACATGAATCCTGATGTCTTTGCTCACATACATTACAATTCTAAG ACTGACATTTGGGCTTTGGGAGTTTGCGTATATGAAATGGTCGCTTTAAGTCTTCCAGATGATGTCCCTGAGATACAGCAGCTAGTATTAAATACTACTCATGATGAG TTACCTCCATTGCCCGAGGGATACAGTCTAGAGCTGATTGAGATCATAAAGAGGATGATGTGTAGACAGACTAACAGACGACCCTCGGCATCAGAGTTGCTGCAGAATGTCCTCTTTATGAACCATAGTGCCTCAAAA GTACTTTTCTTACCCGACGAGAAAACAACGCAAAAAAATTTATCTTGTAATGAAGACATTGAGAAAATAATTAGGGACACAACAATGAGAATCAACTTCAATGTCAACAGAGAGTACGACAGTTACCTTCCTTCTATATCAACCGTTTCAAATTCTGAATCAGTTGAGGCCAGCACATCAGGCACGAAATTGTCTAAAGCCAGCAGCTCAGAAATTAGTTCAGAggatgaaaaacattttgaaagaacAATGACAGCTGACAAAGCTGAATCTGTTTTCCAGCAACCACTTTCTTCTACTTTCACGATGATGAGATCATGGTATAGATCTATTAAGAGGAGTCTGACG ATAGGTGGTGGTGGATCACACGAAAGATCCTGTGCTACAG AGAGCAGAGAAGGATCAAAAAACCAAATGAGACTTTGGAACAAAAATCTaccaaatgaaaaacatttatacaaatatttttggaAGGAGCATTCAGTTTTCAGTCAGTGGTATTCATGTACATTCACGGTTGATGAACAAACGTATAGTTCTGCTGAACAGTACATGATGCACCAGAAAGCGG TGTTAATGGATGATAAAGAGAGTGCAGAAATCATCTTGGCACTCAATGAACctgaagaaataaagaaaatagggAGGCATATCAAGAACTTTAACAAAGATTTATGGGAAAACTATTGTCTGGATATTGTGGAAAAAGGAAATATAGCAAag TTTTCGCAGAATGAAAAACTAAGGGATGAGTTATTTAGTACGTATCCAAAAACACTGGTGGAGGCTAGTCCGATAGACAGAATATGGGGCATAGGACTATCAGAGAAAGATAAAAGGGCATGGAATAAAGAGACATGGAGGGGGCAAAATCTCCTGGGACAGATTTTGACCAAAGTGAGGGACAATTTGATGGAACCTTTTCTTAAACCTGTGGACACAGAGAAGGGTCTAGTACAAGAAAGTGAATGA
- the LOC105343220 gene encoding serine/threonine-protein kinase Nek4, translated as MVSEENHFERGKLLGEGAFGKVFLCHDKEEQDKKYAMKVIDLKELLWEERDLAEKEANLLTTLQHQYILHAVTTFQEKETLCIVTEFCDHGDLEQYLKSRKGKSLEEQRIVEWFRQICSALEYLHERNVLHRDIKTQNIFLTGTEMTAKLGDLGLAKVLESSIQKALTFCGSPYYMSPEILACKAYDSKSDIWAMGVCVYEMTTLKRPFNAHRMHQLIFEIVHGQMPPMPNDEYSSQLIEIIERMICRNPDERPSATELLQDVVFKNQRALKKSEGRDALSFNNPMDFPKEKFHNEMTPDVENLAEYGQCLTSADDDADKTLRKVVIEEGGVVYYNYSVLSPELGASRTVTSYSQTEYSEGSTSNSKSSDDGASDTENKEYLKDAKQTLDVDPQADVQQLPKPLKLIKDLRDRALMFLKSKRSDSDNDTRTKIQDSARMDQPDALEKIKRQILICFIFNVFTFFTIMKTIFYSFIFYIVMK; from the exons ATGGTATCCgaagaaaatcattttgaacGTGGAAAACTTTTAGGAGAAGGGGCATTCGGCAAAGTATTCTTATGCCATGACAAGGAAGAACAAGATAAAAAG taTGCCATGAAAGTAATAGACCTTAAAGAACTATTATGGGAAGAGCGTGATTTAGCAGAAAAAGAGGCCAATTTGTTGACCACTCTACAGCACCAGTATATTCTTCACGCTGTGACGACATTCCAAGAAAAAGAGACACTGTGCATAGTGACAGAGTTCTGTGATCATGGAGATTTAGAACAGTATCTAAAGTCGAGGAAAGGAAAATCCCTAGAAGAACAACGAATTGTGGAATGGTTTCGACAGATATGCAGTGCTTTGGAG TATTTGCATGAAAGAAATGTCCTTCATCGAGATATAAAGACTCAGAATATATTCTTGACCGGTACAGAAATGACGGCAAAGCTGGGAGATCTTGGCCTGGCAAA AGTGTTAGAAAGTTCCATTCAGAAAGCTCTTACTTTTTGTGGTAGTCCATACTACATGAGTCCTGAAATCCTTGCTTGCAAAGCATACGACTCTAAG AGTGACATTTGGGCGATGGGAGTATGCGTGTATGAAATGACTACATTAAAACGACCGTTTAACGCCCATAGAATGCACCAACTGATATTTGAAATTGTCCATGGTCAG ATGCCCCCAATGCCAAACGATGAATACAGTTCACAGCTAATCGAGATCATAGAGAGAATGATATGTCGGAATCCAGACGAAAGGCCCTCGGCAACGGAGCTGCTGCAAGATGTTGTCTTTAAGAATCAAAGAGCCCTAAAA aaGTCCGAAGGACGAGATGCTCTTAGCTTCAACAATCCAATGGATTTCCCCAAAGAAAAATTTCACAATGAAATGACACCTGATGTAGAAAACCTAGCTGAATATGGTCAATGTTTGACATCGGCTGATGATGATGCAGATAAGACATTGAGGAAAGTAGTGATTGAAGAAGGGGGCGTAGTGTACTATAATTACAGTGTTCTTTCTCCTGAACTCGGTGCTTCTAGAACTGTAACCAGCTATTCACAGACAGAATATTCTGAGGGTAGTACCTCAAATTCTAAATCCTCTGACGATGGTGCTTCAGATACCGAGAATAAAGAGTATCTAAAGGATGCAAAACAAACTTTGGATGTTGATCCTCAAGCTGATGTTCAACAATTACCCAAGCCTCTTAAGCTTATCAAGGACTTACGTGATCGAGCACTAATGTTTCTGAAATCAAAG AGATCTGATAGTGATAATGACACACGCACAAAAATCCAAG ATTCTGCAAGAATGGACCAACCGGATGCATTAGAGAAAATAAAAAGGCAaatcttaatttgttttatatttaatgtatttactttttttacgattatgaaaactattttttatagttttatattttatattgtaatgaaataa